From a single Bacillus gobiensis genomic region:
- a CDS encoding YlqD family protein has product MQIIQRVTVMQVLTEQSKKKLLDGFEDKKNTLERECNQLYFQLRKHEKENLSQTITAQFKKEIEKRQDKIKMIDFQLSQVNTLPLGSEIKEKEMDAITTISVGDSWNDEILSKTIVVKNGTVIEIR; this is encoded by the coding sequence TTGCAAATCATTCAGCGCGTCACGGTCATGCAGGTATTAACTGAACAAAGCAAAAAAAAGCTTTTAGACGGGTTTGAAGATAAAAAAAACACCCTTGAAAGAGAGTGCAACCAGCTATATTTCCAACTGAGAAAACATGAAAAAGAGAATCTGAGCCAAACCATTACTGCCCAATTTAAAAAAGAAATTGAAAAGCGGCAGGATAAAATAAAAATGATCGATTTTCAACTGAGCCAAGTAAATACGCTGCCGCTCGGAAGTGAAATCAAAGAAAAAGAAATGGACGCCATTACAACCATTTCGGTTGGAGACTCGTGGAATGATGAAATCCTGTCGAAAACCATTGTGGTGAAAAATGGAACGGTGATTGAAATAAGATGA
- the rpsP gene encoding 30S ribosomal protein S16, protein MAVKIRLKRMGAKKSPFYRIVVADSRSPRDGRFIETVGTYNPVATPQEVKIDEELALKWLLTGAKPSDTVKNLFSKQGILEKFHNAKQGNAAK, encoded by the coding sequence ATGGCAGTAAAAATTCGTTTAAAACGTATGGGAGCAAAAAAATCTCCTTTTTATCGTATCGTAGTCGCAGATTCTCGTTCACCGCGTGACGGTCGTTTCATTGAAACAGTAGGAACTTACAATCCGGTTGCTACTCCGCAAGAAGTGAAAATTGACGAGGAGCTTGCTCTTAAATGGCTATTAACAGGTGCAAAGCCTTCTGATACAGTGAAAAATCTTTTCTCAAAGCAAGGAATTCTAGAAAAATTCCACAATGCAAAACAAGGCAACGCCGCTAAATAA
- the fabG gene encoding 3-oxoacyl-[acyl-carrier-protein] reductase, with amino-acid sequence MLENKVALVTGASRGIGKAIALSLAEQGANVVVNYAGNEEKANEVVNQIQSLGQEAFAFKADVSSQEEVQKMVKETVGKFGSIDILVNNAGITKDNLLMRMKENEWDDVININLKGVFNCTKAVTRQMMKQRSGRIINVSSIVGVSGNPGQANYVAAKAGVIGLTKSSAKELASRNITVNAVAPGFISTDMTDKLSDEVQEEMLKVIPLARFGEPDDISGVVTFLASEKSAYITGQTINIDGGMVM; translated from the coding sequence ATGCTTGAGAACAAAGTAGCTCTCGTAACCGGAGCTTCCAGAGGAATCGGCAAAGCAATCGCTTTAAGCCTTGCCGAGCAGGGAGCAAATGTGGTTGTCAATTATGCAGGAAATGAAGAGAAAGCAAACGAGGTTGTGAATCAAATTCAATCGCTCGGACAAGAAGCTTTTGCTTTTAAAGCGGATGTATCCAGCCAAGAAGAGGTTCAAAAGATGGTGAAAGAAACCGTTGGAAAATTTGGTTCGATTGATATTTTGGTGAATAACGCAGGGATCACTAAGGACAATTTATTGATGAGAATGAAGGAAAATGAATGGGATGATGTCATAAACATCAATTTAAAGGGAGTCTTTAACTGTACAAAAGCTGTTACACGGCAAATGATGAAGCAACGAAGCGGACGAATCATTAATGTATCCAGCATTGTCGGAGTAAGCGGGAATCCAGGACAGGCAAACTACGTCGCAGCAAAAGCCGGGGTTATCGGATTAACGAAATCGTCAGCAAAAGAGCTTGCTTCCCGGAATATAACTGTAAATGCTGTCGCTCCTGGATTTATATCCACTGACATGACAGATAAATTGTCCGACGAGGTTCAAGAGGAGATGCTGAAGGTTATCCCGCTTGCCCGATTTGGGGAGCCGGATGACATTAGCGGAGTGGTCACGTTTTTAGCTTCAGAAAAATCAGCGTATATTACCGGACAAACGATCAACATTGACGGCGGAATGGTCATGTAA
- a CDS encoding putative DNA-binding protein has product MTLEKTTRMNYLFDFYQSLLTSKQKSYMSLYYLDDLSLGEIAEEYEVSRQAVYDNIKRTEAMLEQYEEKLLLLKKFQERKEIYEKLRACVAYAENSDEAVALIEALEKSD; this is encoded by the coding sequence GTGACGCTTGAAAAAACAACCAGGATGAACTATTTATTTGATTTTTATCAATCGTTATTGACATCCAAACAAAAAAGCTATATGTCACTTTACTATTTGGACGATCTTTCCCTTGGTGAAATTGCAGAAGAATACGAAGTTTCCAGACAGGCTGTGTATGATAATATTAAACGCACGGAAGCGATGCTTGAACAATATGAAGAAAAATTGCTTCTGTTAAAAAAATTTCAAGAGCGCAAAGAGATTTATGAAAAGTTAAGAGCCTGCGTAGCTTATGCAGAAAACAGCGATGAGGCTGTAGCTCTCATTGAGGCGCTTGAGAAATCAGATTAG
- a CDS encoding KH domain-containing protein — protein sequence MQVNLEELVTAIVTPLVDHPEEIRVEMVEKSHNVSLSLSVSEHDIGKIIGKGGRTAQAIRSVLAAAGARSSKKIRLEISKGKGEVK from the coding sequence ATGCAAGTGAATCTGGAAGAGCTGGTTACAGCCATCGTTACCCCGCTTGTTGATCATCCTGAGGAAATAAGGGTTGAAATGGTTGAAAAAAGCCATAACGTTTCCTTGTCACTATCAGTCAGCGAACATGACATTGGCAAAATAATCGGTAAAGGGGGCCGGACTGCTCAAGCAATACGATCTGTATTAGCTGCAGCCGGAGCCCGTTCTTCTAAAAAAATTCGGCTTGAGATTTCTAAGGGAAAGGGAGAGGTTAAATAA
- the smc gene encoding chromosome segregation protein SMC: MFLKRLDIIGFKSFAEKISVDFVKGVTAVVGPNGSGKSNITDAIRWVLGEQSAKSLRGGKMEDVIFAGSDSRKRMNLAEVTLTLENEDRFLPIDYHEVSVTRRVFRSGESEFLINKQACRLKDIIDLFMDSGLGKEAFSIISQGKVEEILSSKAEERRSIFEEAAGVLKYKSRKKKAEAKLLETQDNLNRVEDIIHELEGQVEPLKVQASIAKDYLDKKAELENVEISLTAYDIEKLNEDWTALSRSVEEAKDKEIASSASIQAKEADISETRDKIQALDESVDELQQILLVTSEELEKLEGRKEVLKERKKNATQNQEQLEEMIAKYSDKTKELDDRICLQSKAVEELQAKAEEIRLLLKEKQHSLSLYSENIEGKIEQVKSDYFELLNDQASIRNELQFIEDQTTQNEAKKKRLTDNNLQYIKERDEIKDRRMKCEAQLGQIEEQINRQVLAYREAERKYENDKQAYAKKESGLYQAYQYVQQAKSKKEMLEAMQEDFSGFYQGVKEILKAKSKLSGVHGAILELINTKEAYETAIEIALGAAGQHIVTENENSARQAIQYLKQNSFGRATFLPLNVMKARHIAERDIQIAKENSSFIGVAVDLIEFEGLYRPVVQNLLGAVLIAEDLKGANELAKRLGQRYRIVTLQGDVVNPGGSMTGGAMKKKNTSLLSRNRELETLSARLLDMEEKTELLEKDLKVLKNTVGEEEKRLDELRKNGEHVREKQQELKGELYEIQIEEKNINRHLELYDQEKSTLLEEETEKNRRKEELQRNLTDLTEKMEQLDEQLEQLNQQKQAQTSNKDSISSEVTELKIQIAKAEQALTSEETALKQFYSDREENEQGYKQASEDLKFLTDEMYSSSSGEEKLQEAASQKSKDKNNTLALISTRREQRIKLQSGLDTKEAELKEEKRLYKQMTSILKDQEVKLAKMEVELDNLLSFLREEYGLSYEAAKENYTLETPPEEARKQVKLIKMAIDELGTVNLGSIEEFERVNERYMFLKEQKDDLLEAKETLFKVIEEMDEEMSKRFSQTFSDIRSHFETVFKALFGGGRAELKLTNPDDLLRSGVDIVAQPPGKKLQNLSLLSGGERALTAIALLFSILKVRPVPFCILDEVEAALDEANVFRFAQYLKNYSHETQFIVITHRKGTMEEADVLYGVTMQGSGVSKLVSVKLEETKELVQ, from the coding sequence ATGTTCCTCAAACGATTAGACATCATTGGGTTTAAATCATTTGCAGAAAAAATATCTGTTGACTTTGTCAAGGGCGTGACAGCTGTTGTCGGCCCAAACGGAAGCGGAAAGAGCAATATTACTGACGCGATCCGCTGGGTGCTCGGTGAGCAGTCTGCCAAATCGCTTCGAGGCGGTAAAATGGAGGACGTGATTTTTGCCGGGAGCGATTCCAGGAAAAGGATGAACCTTGCGGAAGTTACATTAACGCTTGAGAATGAAGATCGCTTTTTGCCGATTGACTACCATGAGGTCAGTGTAACGAGACGGGTTTTCCGATCGGGTGAAAGCGAATTTTTGATCAACAAGCAAGCGTGCCGTTTAAAAGACATTATAGACTTATTTATGGATTCGGGACTAGGGAAGGAAGCCTTTTCGATTATCAGCCAGGGTAAGGTTGAAGAAATACTTAGCAGTAAGGCAGAAGAACGGCGAAGCATTTTTGAAGAAGCTGCCGGCGTATTAAAATATAAATCAAGAAAGAAAAAAGCAGAAGCAAAGCTTTTAGAGACCCAGGATAACTTAAATCGCGTGGAAGACATCATACACGAACTGGAAGGACAGGTCGAGCCTCTGAAGGTACAAGCCTCTATCGCCAAAGATTATTTGGATAAAAAAGCAGAGCTCGAAAACGTGGAAATTTCGCTAACGGCCTATGATATTGAAAAACTTAACGAGGACTGGACTGCTTTGTCTCGCAGTGTTGAAGAGGCAAAAGATAAAGAAATCGCTTCATCCGCCTCGATACAAGCAAAGGAAGCAGACATCTCGGAAACGAGGGACAAAATCCAGGCTTTGGATGAATCAGTTGACGAATTGCAGCAGATTCTATTAGTGACTAGTGAAGAACTGGAAAAGCTAGAAGGAAGAAAAGAAGTTTTAAAAGAACGAAAAAAGAATGCGACTCAAAATCAAGAACAGCTTGAAGAAATGATCGCTAAATATTCCGATAAAACAAAAGAATTGGATGACCGTATCTGCCTCCAAAGCAAAGCAGTTGAAGAGCTGCAGGCAAAAGCGGAAGAGATCAGGCTCCTTCTGAAAGAAAAGCAGCATTCTCTCTCCTTGTACAGCGAAAATATTGAGGGAAAAATCGAACAGGTAAAAAGCGATTATTTTGAATTGCTTAATGACCAGGCATCCATTCGAAACGAGCTGCAATTTATTGAAGATCAAACGACCCAGAATGAGGCGAAGAAAAAACGTCTTACCGATAACAACTTGCAGTATATTAAGGAACGTGATGAAATCAAAGATCGGCGAATGAAATGCGAGGCTCAGCTTGGTCAAATTGAGGAACAAATAAATCGGCAGGTCTTGGCTTATCGTGAAGCAGAGCGAAAATATGAAAACGATAAGCAAGCTTATGCTAAAAAAGAATCGGGGTTGTATCAAGCCTACCAATACGTTCAGCAGGCCAAATCAAAAAAAGAAATGCTTGAAGCCATGCAAGAGGATTTTTCAGGATTTTATCAAGGGGTTAAAGAAATATTGAAGGCAAAGAGCAAGCTTTCTGGCGTGCATGGTGCCATCCTGGAACTGATCAATACAAAAGAGGCTTATGAAACAGCGATTGAAATTGCTCTTGGTGCAGCAGGTCAGCACATAGTGACAGAGAACGAAAATTCTGCCCGCCAGGCGATTCAGTATTTAAAACAAAATTCATTTGGAAGGGCGACGTTTCTTCCGTTGAATGTCATGAAAGCCAGACATATAGCAGAACGTGATATTCAAATCGCAAAAGAAAACAGCTCATTCATTGGCGTGGCCGTAGATTTAATTGAATTTGAAGGTCTCTACAGGCCAGTTGTCCAGAATTTGCTTGGAGCAGTTCTCATTGCAGAAGATCTAAAGGGAGCAAACGAGCTCGCCAAACGACTTGGACAAAGATACAGAATTGTTACGCTGCAAGGTGACGTCGTCAATCCAGGAGGCTCCATGACAGGCGGTGCCATGAAAAAGAAAAACACTTCCTTGCTCTCAAGAAACAGGGAGCTAGAGACCTTATCGGCACGCCTTTTGGATATGGAAGAAAAAACGGAGCTTTTAGAAAAGGATCTTAAGGTATTAAAAAATACGGTTGGCGAGGAAGAAAAACGCCTTGACGAGCTTCGCAAAAACGGCGAGCATGTAAGAGAAAAGCAGCAGGAGCTTAAAGGCGAGCTATATGAAATTCAAATCGAAGAAAAAAATATAAATCGCCATTTGGAGCTATATGATCAGGAAAAATCGACGCTTCTGGAAGAAGAAACTGAAAAAAACAGGCGCAAGGAAGAGCTGCAAAGGAATTTAACCGACTTAACAGAAAAAATGGAACAGCTTGATGAGCAGCTGGAACAATTGAATCAGCAAAAACAGGCGCAAACTTCAAACAAGGATTCGATATCATCGGAAGTTACCGAGCTTAAAATCCAGATCGCTAAAGCTGAACAGGCGCTTACGAGTGAAGAAACGGCACTTAAACAATTTTACTCGGACCGTGAAGAAAACGAACAAGGGTATAAACAAGCATCAGAGGATCTGAAATTTTTAACAGATGAAATGTACTCGAGCTCAAGCGGTGAAGAAAAGCTCCAGGAAGCAGCCAGCCAAAAATCAAAGGATAAAAACAATACTCTTGCGCTTATTTCCACAAGGCGGGAGCAGCGCATCAAGCTTCAAAGCGGTCTTGATACAAAAGAGGCGGAGCTAAAAGAAGAAAAAAGGCTGTATAAACAAATGACCTCCATCCTGAAAGACCAAGAAGTAAAATTAGCAAAAATGGAAGTGGAACTCGACAATTTGCTTTCTTTTTTAAGGGAGGAGTACGGACTTTCCTACGAAGCTGCAAAAGAAAACTATACATTGGAAACGCCGCCTGAAGAAGCAAGAAAGCAAGTGAAATTAATAAAAATGGCGATTGACGAGCTTGGGACCGTCAATCTTGGCAGTATTGAAGAATTTGAGCGGGTGAACGAACGTTACATGTTTTTAAAAGAGCAAAAGGATGATTTGTTAGAAGCGAAAGAAACGTTATTTAAAGTGATAGAAGAAATGGATGAAGAAATGTCCAAACGGTTCAGTCAAACCTTTAGTGACATTCGCTCGCATTTTGAGACCGTCTTTAAAGCTTTATTTGGCGGCGGGAGAGCGGAGCTGAAATTAACAAATCCGGATGATCTGCTTCGTTCGGGTGTAGATATCGTCGCCCAGCCTCCAGGGAAAAAGCTTCAAAATCTCAGCCTTTTGTCCGGCGGTGAACGGGCGCTGACTGCCATTGCGCTATTATTTTCAATTTTAAAGGTTCGTCCCGTTCCGTTTTGCATTTTGGACGAAGTTGAGGCTGCCTTGGATGAAGCCAATGTATTTCGATTTGCCCAATACTTAAAGAATTACAGTCATGAAACGCAATTTATCGTCATTACCCACCGAAAAGGCACGATGGAGGAGGCTGATGTGCTTTACGGAGTGACGATGCAGGGTTCCGGCGTCTCTAAGCTGGTGTCAGTCAAACTTGAAGAAACAAAAGAATTAGTTCAGTAA
- the ffh gene encoding signal recognition particle protein — protein sequence MAFEGLADRLQQTITKIRGKGKVSEQDVKEMMRDVRLALLEADVNFKVVKDFIKKVSERAVGQEVMKSLTPGQQVIKVVKEELTALMGGEESKIAVSKRTPTVILMVGLQGAGKTTTTGKLANLLRKKQNRNPLLVAADIYRPAAIKQLETLGKQLSMPVFSLGDQVSPVEIAKKAIEKAKEDHHDYVIIDTAGRLHIDNDLMNELEQVKEVSSPEEIFLVVDSMTGQDAVNVAKSFNEQLGITGVVLTKLDGDTRGGAALSIRAVTNTPIKFAGMGEKLDALEPFHPERMASRILGMGDVLTLIEKAQANVDEDKARELEKKMKTMSFSLDDFLEQLGQVRSMGPLDELIQMMPGANKMKGMKNIQVDEKQLNHVEAIIKSMTAKEKEQPEVINASRKKRIANGSGTSVQEVNRLLKQFEEMKKMMKQMTNMSKGKKKGFKLPFM from the coding sequence ATGGCATTTGAAGGATTGGCCGACCGACTGCAACAGACAATTACAAAAATCCGCGGCAAAGGCAAGGTTTCAGAGCAAGATGTCAAAGAAATGATGAGAGATGTGCGCTTAGCACTACTCGAAGCGGACGTCAACTTTAAGGTTGTAAAGGATTTTATCAAAAAAGTAAGCGAACGGGCTGTAGGCCAGGAAGTAATGAAAAGCTTGACTCCCGGCCAACAGGTCATCAAGGTCGTAAAAGAAGAGCTTACTGCCTTAATGGGCGGTGAAGAAAGCAAAATTGCCGTTTCCAAACGCACCCCTACTGTTATTTTAATGGTCGGGCTGCAGGGTGCCGGGAAAACGACAACGACTGGAAAGCTTGCGAATTTGCTACGTAAAAAGCAAAATCGGAATCCGCTACTCGTTGCAGCCGATATTTACAGGCCTGCAGCGATTAAACAGCTTGAAACGCTAGGAAAGCAGTTAAGCATGCCAGTCTTTTCATTGGGGGATCAGGTCAGCCCGGTTGAAATTGCCAAAAAAGCGATTGAAAAAGCAAAAGAAGATCATCATGATTATGTGATTATCGATACCGCAGGACGCCTGCATATTGATAATGACTTAATGAATGAGCTCGAACAGGTGAAGGAAGTGTCTTCCCCTGAGGAAATTTTCCTTGTGGTAGACTCCATGACCGGGCAGGACGCAGTCAATGTTGCGAAGAGCTTTAATGAACAGCTCGGCATTACTGGTGTGGTTCTGACAAAACTCGATGGCGATACACGCGGCGGAGCTGCTTTATCGATTCGCGCCGTGACCAATACCCCGATTAAATTTGCCGGTATGGGCGAAAAGCTCGATGCGCTTGAGCCGTTTCATCCAGAACGCATGGCCTCACGCATACTTGGCATGGGTGACGTTCTCACCCTGATCGAAAAAGCTCAGGCAAATGTGGATGAAGATAAAGCAAGAGAGCTCGAAAAAAAGATGAAAACGATGAGTTTTTCGCTCGATGATTTTCTGGAGCAGCTCGGACAGGTCAGAAGCATGGGGCCATTGGATGAGTTAATCCAAATGATGCCGGGGGCTAACAAAATGAAAGGCATGAAAAACATTCAGGTGGATGAAAAGCAGCTGAATCATGTCGAAGCGATCATCAAATCGATGACCGCAAAAGAAAAAGAACAGCCTGAGGTCATTAACGCGAGTAGAAAAAAACGGATCGCAAATGGCAGCGGAACATCGGTTCAGGAAGTAAACAGGCTGCTTAAGCAGTTTGAAGAAATGAAAAAAATGATGAAGCAAATGACAAATATGTCTAAAGGCAAGAAAAAAGGCTTTAAGCTGCCCTTTATGTAA
- the ftsY gene encoding signal recognition particle-docking protein FtsY, which yields MSFFKKLKEKISLQTDSVSGKFKEGLEKTRNSFQERVNDIVSRYRKVDEEFFEEIEEVLISADVGVSTVLELVDELKDEVKRKNIQDPREVQAVISEKLVDIYQSADEKSPELNIAENRLNIILFVGVNGVGKTTSIGKLAHLLQKEGKKVVLAAGDTFRAGAIEQLEVWGERVGTHVVKQAAGSDPAAVIYDALQAAKARNADVLLCDTAGRLQNKVNLMKELEKVKRVIEREVPDAPHEVMLVLDATTGQNAMVQAKEFANATNVSGIVLTKLDGTAKGGIVLAIRNELKIPVKLVGLGEKMDDLQRFNAESYVYGLFSDLVEKEAE from the coding sequence ATGAGCTTTTTTAAAAAACTTAAAGAAAAAATTTCGTTACAAACGGATAGTGTATCCGGCAAATTTAAAGAGGGACTTGAAAAAACAAGAAACTCCTTTCAAGAGCGTGTCAATGATATTGTTTCCCGCTACCGCAAAGTAGACGAGGAGTTTTTTGAAGAGATCGAAGAAGTATTAATCAGCGCCGATGTTGGTGTCTCCACGGTTTTAGAGCTGGTTGATGAATTAAAAGATGAGGTTAAGAGAAAAAACATACAGGATCCGAGGGAAGTGCAGGCAGTCATTTCTGAAAAGCTGGTCGATATTTATCAAAGCGCAGACGAGAAATCGCCTGAGCTGAACATCGCGGAAAACCGCCTGAACATTATACTGTTTGTCGGTGTTAATGGTGTTGGAAAAACGACTTCCATCGGAAAGCTGGCCCATCTGCTGCAGAAGGAAGGCAAAAAGGTCGTTCTCGCAGCCGGCGACACGTTCAGAGCTGGTGCGATCGAACAGCTGGAGGTATGGGGGGAGCGCGTAGGGACTCACGTTGTTAAGCAAGCAGCCGGGTCTGATCCCGCAGCAGTTATCTACGACGCACTTCAGGCGGCAAAAGCTCGAAATGCAGATGTTTTGCTCTGCGATACTGCAGGCAGGCTGCAAAATAAAGTAAACTTGATGAAGGAGCTTGAAAAGGTGAAGCGAGTCATTGAGCGGGAAGTCCCTGATGCCCCGCACGAGGTGATGCTTGTCCTTGATGCTACCACCGGACAAAATGCAATGGTTCAGGCGAAAGAATTCGCTAACGCGACCAATGTATCCGGTATTGTATTAACCAAGCTCGATGGAACGGCAAAGGGCGGAATTGTTCTTGCGATTCGAAATGAACTGAAGATCCCGGTCAAGCTGGTCGGTTTAGGAGAAAAAATGGATGATCTTCAAAGGTTTAATGCGGAATCATATGTGTACGGACTGTTTTCTGACCTTGTTGAAAAGGAAGCAGAATGA
- the rimM gene encoding ribosome maturation factor RimM (Essential for efficient processing of 16S rRNA): MQRNWFNVGKIVNTHGIKGEVRVISKTDFPDERYKPGNTLYLFLKDSNEPKKVTVSTHRIHKQFDLLAFEEAPSLSEAEAFKDAIIKVPEEDLGELGDDEFYFHEIIGCTVFSEDGSEIGKVKEILTPGANDVWVIGRKNGKDALIPYIESVVKEINIKDKTIKIHVMEGLLDE, translated from the coding sequence ATGCAGAGAAACTGGTTTAACGTCGGGAAAATCGTAAACACACACGGCATTAAGGGAGAAGTGCGAGTCATCTCAAAAACTGATTTTCCTGATGAACGATATAAACCTGGCAATACGCTCTATCTTTTTTTAAAGGATTCAAACGAGCCTAAAAAAGTAACTGTATCAACTCACAGAATTCATAAGCAGTTTGATCTGCTTGCCTTTGAAGAAGCCCCCTCGTTATCTGAGGCTGAAGCTTTTAAAGATGCGATTATTAAAGTTCCTGAGGAAGATCTTGGCGAACTCGGCGACGATGAATTCTATTTTCATGAAATTATCGGATGCACCGTATTTTCTGAAGACGGAAGCGAAATCGGCAAGGTGAAAGAAATCCTGACTCCTGGAGCCAATGATGTATGGGTAATCGGCAGAAAAAACGGCAAGGATGCGTTAATCCCTTATATCGAATCGGTCGTAAAAGAGATCAATATTAAAGACAAAACCATTAAGATTCATGTTATGGAAGGGCTGCTTGACGAATGA
- the rnc gene encoding ribonuclease III — MSKNFPYKGKKVMNRKTEQFKQFQERISVHFQNEKLLYQAFTHSSYVNEHRKKPFEDNERLEFLGDAVLELTISKFLFTKYPAMSEGDLTKLRAGIVCEPSLVSLAHELAFGELVLLGKGEEMTGGRKRPALLADVFEAFIGALYLDQGLPSVEVFLEKYVIPKINDGAFSHVMDFKSQLQEFVQRDGKGALEYKIMLEKGPAHNREFEANVSLRGEILGVGRGRSKKEAEQHAAQEALEKLQKHHTKQ, encoded by the coding sequence ATGTCAAAAAATTTTCCTTACAAAGGCAAAAAAGTAATGAATAGAAAAACAGAACAATTTAAACAGTTTCAAGAGCGAATTTCCGTTCATTTTCAGAATGAAAAACTGTTGTACCAAGCATTTACCCATTCATCATATGTGAATGAGCATCGGAAAAAACCTTTCGAGGATAATGAAAGATTGGAATTTCTAGGAGATGCCGTTCTAGAGCTGACGATATCAAAATTTTTGTTTACTAAATATCCAGCGATGAGTGAAGGAGATTTAACAAAGCTTCGTGCCGGAATCGTGTGCGAGCCATCCCTTGTTTCCTTGGCTCATGAGCTTGCGTTTGGCGAGCTTGTACTTTTGGGAAAAGGGGAAGAAATGACAGGTGGAAGAAAGCGTCCTGCACTTTTGGCAGACGTGTTCGAAGCTTTTATCGGGGCATTATATCTTGATCAAGGACTACCTTCAGTGGAAGTTTTTCTTGAAAAATATGTGATCCCTAAAATCAATGACGGTGCTTTTTCCCATGTGATGGATTTTAAAAGCCAGCTTCAAGAATTTGTTCAAAGAGATGGCAAAGGAGCATTGGAATATAAAATCATGCTGGAAAAAGGTCCTGCCCACAATCGGGAGTTTGAAGCAAATGTTTCACTCCGTGGAGAAATCCTTGGCGTAGGAAGAGGGCGTTCAAAAAAAGAAGCGGAACAGCACGCTGCCCAGGAAGCTTTAGAGAAGCTCCAAAAACATCATACAAAACAATAA
- the fabD gene encoding ACP S-malonyltransferase — translation MGKIAFLFPGQGSQQIGMGKALYESDESARSIFEIADQTLNFELSDLIFNGDSKELTLTYNAQPALLTTSIAILKKLETFGIKADFTAGHSLGEYTALVATGAISFEEAVYTVKKRGEFMNEAVPAGEGAMAAVLGMDTALLKEVAEQITTEGNLVQLANINCPGQIVISGTAKGVELASELAKEKGAKRVIPLDVSGPFHSDLMKPAADKLREVLDNCAINNANIPVVSNVTSDVMQESEEIKKKLIEQLYSPVRFEESIQRLLDHDVDTFIEIGPGKVLSGLVKKINRRAKTIAVSDPESIELAVKTLKEEA, via the coding sequence ATGGGAAAAATCGCTTTTTTGTTTCCCGGACAAGGATCCCAGCAAATTGGCATGGGGAAAGCTTTATATGAAAGCGATGAATCCGCACGAAGCATTTTTGAAATAGCGGATCAGACGCTTAATTTCGAGTTGAGTGACCTTATCTTTAACGGAGACAGCAAAGAATTAACACTTACATACAATGCGCAGCCTGCACTGCTTACGACAAGCATTGCTATTCTTAAAAAACTTGAAACATTTGGAATTAAAGCGGATTTTACGGCAGGCCACAGCTTAGGTGAATATACAGCTTTAGTGGCTACCGGCGCTATTTCATTTGAAGAAGCAGTCTATACAGTAAAGAAGCGCGGAGAATTTATGAACGAAGCGGTGCCTGCAGGTGAAGGGGCAATGGCTGCAGTCTTAGGAATGGATACAGCTTTGTTAAAAGAAGTGGCCGAACAAATCACGACTGAAGGGAATTTAGTTCAGCTAGCCAATATTAACTGCCCGGGCCAGATTGTTATCTCCGGAACCGCAAAAGGCGTAGAGCTTGCGTCAGAGCTTGCAAAAGAAAAAGGGGCAAAACGGGTAATTCCACTAGATGTAAGCGGACCGTTTCACTCCGATTTAATGAAGCCTGCTGCTGATAAATTGCGAGAGGTGCTTGACAACTGCGCAATTAACAACGCAAACATTCCAGTTGTATCTAATGTTACCAGTGACGTGATGCAAGAAAGCGAAGAGATTAAAAAGAAATTAATTGAACAGCTCTATTCTCCGGTTCGCTTTGAAGAAAGTATCCAAAGACTGCTGGATCACGATGTTGATACGTTTATTGAAATCGGACCTGGAAAGGTGCTTTCAGGGCTTGTGAAGAAAATTAACCGCCGGGCGAAAACAATTGCCGTATCAGACCCTGAGTCGATAGAGCTTGCGGTGAAAACATTAAAGGAGGAAGCGTAG
- the acpP gene encoding acyl carrier protein — MADALERVTKIIVDRLGVDEADVTLEASFKEDLGADSLDVVELVMELEDEFDMEISDEDAEKIATVGDAVNYINNQQ; from the coding sequence ATGGCAGACGCATTAGAACGTGTCACAAAAATCATTGTGGATCGTCTTGGCGTTGACGAGGCAGATGTCACACTTGAGGCTTCCTTTAAAGAGGATTTAGGTGCTGATTCCCTGGATGTGGTTGAGCTTGTTATGGAACTTGAAGATGAGTTCGATATGGAAATTTCTGACGAAGATGCTGAAAAAATTGCAACAGTCGGCGATGCTGTGAACTACATAAATAACCAGCAATAG